A single window of Sebastes umbrosus isolate fSebUmb1 chromosome 16, fSebUmb1.pri, whole genome shotgun sequence DNA harbors:
- the prox2 gene encoding prospero homeobox protein 2 → MNLSLPDQNMHSSGEGCLEDDKPDVMLPCFRRNMYDEPLASYSSGSIISQLLRKTIHNKRALDESHFYLSSSTAADSGQEDQCSVSSKDSMVEAASPGAHVPTGPSLEGEHPMTDHLQAKRARVENIIRVMAGSPNSRQHGDSERADADARDTREAREAYRENKRKQRLPQHQEHSVGGPANRRPGSSSSDNTKDEECHKLKEQLHSMQRLLRQLQEKFLQVYNQEDPEHNDRDETEEHGNLGESTESHYVSTEDAFERKNNRVTGECKDRMKVGYPVHQRESQNLQDALKQELSRAVNDCVDRVFKKVSPAGQDLSPQQRMCSSPEISVGADRKSQQAGSTQEQPQAEEAAVKPRSLEYYESSEAQSPQDQTEALSLVVRKPAVNPLGSVTPTVKRPYPVHQTPFQFNYSTPLHDSQILEHLLKYGPHSNFGGLPCMPPSMDRTSPDSVDLPWDAIAMRSKVTASHLGHHARASALGAVTVDSLCLPHVKIECGDLQSMAERNPYMSLNIQEGLTPSHLKKAKLMFFYTRYPSSNVLKTFFPDVKFNRCITSQLIKWFSNFREFYYIQMEKFARQSIVDGISDIKDMTVSRDSELFRALNMHYNKANDFHVPDRFLEVSEITLHEFYSAISAAKDSDPSWKKAIYKVICKLDSDVPDEFKTSSYL, encoded by the exons ATGAACCTCAGTCTTCCCGACCAGAACATGCACAGCTCCGGTGAAGGCTGCCTGGAGGACGACAAACCTGATGTCATGCTGCCTTGCTTCCGCAGAAACATGTACGACGAGCCTCTGGCCTCGTACTCCAGCGGATCCATCATCTCCCAGCTCCTCCGCAAGACAATCCACAACAAGAGGGCACTGGATGAAAGCCACTTCTACCTTTCCAGCTCCACCGCCGCTGATTCCGGCCAGGAAGACCAGTGCAGCGTCTCCTCGAAGGACAGCATGGTGGAGGCTGCCTCGCCCGGCGCTCACGTTCCTACGGGACCCAGCCTGGAGGGGGAGCATCCCATGACCGACCACCTGCAGGCCAAGAGGGCCAGGGTGGAGAACATCATCCGGGTGATGGCGGGCTCTCCCAACAGCAGGCAGCATGGAGACAGCGAAAGGGCCGACGCAGACGCCAGAGACACCAGAGAGGCCAGAGAAGCATACAGGGAGAACAAACGTAAGCAGCGGCTGCCACAGCATCAGGAGCACAGCGTAGGAGGACCGGCAAACAGAAGACCTGGGAGCAGCAGTAGTGATAACACCAAGGATGAGGAGTGTCACAAGCTGAAGGAGCAGCTCCACAGCATGCAGAGGCTCCTGCGTCAGCTCCAGGAGAAGTTCCTTCAAGTTTACAACCAGGAAGACCCTGAACACAACGACAGAGATGAGACAGAAGAGCATGGCAACCTGGGAGAAAGCACAGAGTCACACTACGTAAGCACTGAAGATGCTTTTGAAAGGAAGAACAACAGAGTGACTGGAGAGTGTAAAGACCGAATGAAAGTTGGTTATCCGGTGCACCAGAGAGAAAGCCAGAACCTGCAGGACGCCCTGAAGCAGGAGCTCTCCAGGGCTGTGAATGACTGTGTGGACCGGGTGTTCAAGAAGGTGTCCCCCGCAGGACAGGACCTGTCCCCTCAGCAGCGCATGTGCTCATCTCCAGAGATCAGCGTGGGCGCAGACAGGAAGAGCCAGCAGGCCGGTTCCACCCAGGAGCAGCCCCAGGCCGAGGAGGCTGCGGTGAAACCCCGCTCTTTAGAGTATTACGAAAGCTCCGAGGCTCAAAGCCCACAGGACCAGACGGAGGCGCTGTCACTGGTGGTCCGTAAGCCAGCGGTGAACCCTCTGGGCTCAGTCACCCCGACGGTGAAGAGGCCCTACCCAGTGCACCAGACACCATTTCAGTTCAATTACAGCACCCCTCTGCACGACAGCCAGATCCTAGAGCATCTCCTCAAGTACGGGCCCCATTCCAACTTCGGGGGTCTCCCTTGCATGCCCCCATCAATGGACAGGACCTCCCCAGACTCGGTGGACCTGCCCTGGGACGCCATCGCCATGAGGTCAAAGGTGACGGCCAGCCACCTCGGCCATCACGCTCGTGCCTCCGCCCTGGGGGCAGTGACGGTCGACAGTCTGTGTCTCCCTCATGTCAAGATCGAGTGCGGTGACCTGCAGAGCATGGCGGAGCGAAACCCCTACATGTCACTCAAT ATCCAGGAGGGTCTCACCCCGAGCCATCTGAAGAAGGCGAAGCTGATGTTCTTCTACACCCGCTACCCCAGCTCCAATGTGCTGAAAACCTTCTTCCCTGATGTcaag TTCAACCGCTGCATCACCTCTCAGCTGATCAAGTGGTTCAGCAACTTCAGGGAGTTCTACTACATCCAGATGGAGAAGTTTGCCCGCCAATCCATCGTTGACGGCATCAGCGACATCAAAGACATGACAGTTAGCAGGGACTCGGAGCTGTTCCGGGCTCTGAACATGCACTACAATAAAGCCAACGACTTCCAC GTCCCAGACAGGTTCCTGGAGGTTTCTGAGATCACCTTGCATGAGTTTTACAGCGCCATCTCTGCAGCCAAAGATTCAGACCCCTCGTGGAAAAAGGCCATATACAAGGTGATCTGTAAACTGGACAGCGACGTGCCGGATGAGTTCAAGACATCTTCCTATTTATAG